In Rhodospirillaceae bacterium, the genomic window TCGGTGGTCTCGACCAAGGCGTGACCGAGCAGCTTCGCGACGGTCACCATGTCCACGCCGTTCATCGCGGCGACCGAAGCCCAGCTATGCCGGAGGTCGTGAAGCCGCAGGCCGGGCAGCCCCGCCTCGACGCGGATGCGGTCCCAATCGCGCTGAATCGTGCCGACGGGCCGCGTCGGCGGGCGCGCCGGAAACAGAAACGGGCAATCGGCGCTGTAACGCGGGATCGCGTCGATCACCGCGCGCGCGGCGCTCGACAGCCATACCGTGCGCGGCCCGGATTTCGAGTCGGGAAGGTGGATGCGCTTCCCCTTGATCCAGTCCCATTCGAGCG contains:
- a CDS encoding site-specific integrase codes for the protein LEWDWIKGKRIHLPDSKSGPRTVWLSSAARAVIDAIPRYSADCPFLFPARPPTRPVGTIQRDWDRIRVEAGLPGLRLHDLRHSWASVAAMNGVDMVTVAKLLGHALVETTERYVHLSDQSVTDAADRVSNRIHAALAGKGAAQEGGRDHAQG